The sequence below is a genomic window from Deltaproteobacteria bacterium.
CAAGGGTTATTGTGCTTTATAATCACGCATGCAGTCTCATGAAAGTCCTTTGCCAGTTCAATTGCAGAATTTAAATCCAAAATATTATTGAAAGAAAGTTCCTTGCCATGTATCTGTTTTGCATTTGAGATACATGGTTCATCAATCTTTAAGTCTTTATAAAATGCAGCAGACTGATGCGGGTTTTCACCGTATCTTAATCCCTGCGCCTTTTTAAACTGGACTGAAAATGTTTCAAGAAAAGGGATTGCTTCGCCTTCGGCTCGCAATGACAGTGGGGACAGATTTGAAATCTGTCCCCAATTAACACTTCCAAGATAATTTGATATTGCTGCATCGTATCTTGCTGTTAATTGAAAAACCTTTTTTGCAAGGTAGAATTTTGTTGCTTCTGTGAGACCGCCGCTTTCCTTTTTCATCTCCTCTATAATCATGCCATAATCATTTGGGTCAGTTACTACAGCAACATCTTTATAATTCTTTGCAGCAGCCCTGAGCATTGTCGGCCCGCCTATGTCTATATTTTCGATTGCATCCTCAAAAGAAGCCTGCCCCTGAATGCCTCTATCAGGGGCGCCCTTTGCAATCGTCTCCTCAAACGCATAAAGGTTTACAACCACCATATCAATCGGCGGTATGCCGTGTTTTTTCATCTGCTCCTGATGCTCTTTTTTATCTCGCATACCGAGTATGCCGCCTGCAATCTTTGGATGCAGCGTCTTTACCCTGCCGTCAAGCATCTCAGGAAAGCCTGTCCAATCAGATATATTTACAACCTTTATGCCTGCCTTTTTCAGGACATCGGCAGTCCCGCCTGTTGACAGGATTTCAACCCCCATATCTGCCAGTTCCTTTGCAAATTCAACGATTCCTTTTTTGTCCGTAAGACTAATTATTGCACGGCTGATTCTGGACATTTGCCTTTAACTCCTTTGCTTTTGCTATGTGTGTAATGGTTATGAATAAGGGAATTTACTCTCTACACGTTTAGACTGTTTTTTCTTCCACTTTCAGACGGTTTTTTTACCATAGATACCAGCATGTTTATAACAAATGCGCCGCCGCCTAAAATTGCTACTAGTCCGCCAATGCCCATGATGCTCATACCCAGCATCTTCATAATGCTATCAAGATTCTGCTCTACACCAAATGTCTTTCTCTGCACACCGTGAGCGCCTGCGAGAAAAAGCCCAACAACAAAGAGTATCTGTCCTATGCCGTAGAGATAAGGCTGAATCTTTGCAAGTTTTTTAAATGTTATATCTCTGTCAAATAAAGACAGCATGTGATATGCAAGACCCATAAATGCAAGAGTGACACCGCCGATTACACCGTGATAATGAGACGGTATCTTTACATTTATACCGTGAATAAACAGAGAAATGACCCCACCCATTGCAAACATCACTACTGACATTGCTAAAGAAGAAATACCAGGGTCTTTCCAATCAATCTCGTTTGTTTTGTGTTTGCACCACATTGTCTTTAATATAAAAAAGGCAAATATTATGGTTGATGGACCAAGTCCAAACTGCATGAGTTTTGTAAAAGCGTCTTTGTATGCCTGTGAATGCACATTATACATGAAGAAAAGAAGGGGTGATGGGATCACAAATACAAGGTAATACAAAAGTAAAAGTTTAGCAAACCGTTCAGTAAGAGGCATAGTTTTTAAACATATATTCGTAAGGAGAAGCCATACCAATACCATACCTATTGTATTGACAAACTGGAGTATATGTCCGCCACCCCAGAAAAGTCTTTCAAAAAATGCACCGTGTAAAGAAGGTATCTTGAGAAAATAAAAGGCAAGGGAAAAACATATCATAGCAGCAATTACGGTTACAGCAGATATAAACATCCCGAATGAAACAACTGGTAGATATTCCGGAAATACCTTGTTTTTAACCACATATATAACAGTAATTACCGCATCTGCGACTGTAATTAAAAGCCCGGCTGCAAACATTATAATGCCTGCATAAAACAAAGGATGGGATATTATAGGTATGTAGTTTGCAATTATGGCTGAGCCAAGTCCAAATAATGCTGTTATTGTAATTAGTAATGTCCCGACAGCAGACAGAACAAAACCTGCCCATGCGGTTTTGAAATCAGTCCTGACTCCTGAAAAACCTGCCATTGATAAAGTCCATAACACACCCATAAAAGCCAAAAACCAGATTACAACCGCAAGGTCAACATGACCAACAAGGGCAATATAAAAATAGTCTTTCTGCTTTGGAAGAAAATCCTGTATAACCGGTGTCCTCGCCATAGCAACCAGAAATGCGAATATGCCTGCGAATATAAGGGTAGATACTGCAAACAACAGCCATGCATACGCAAGTTTTTTTGCCTGAGGATTTACCTTTATGCCAGTTAGCGTCCAGTTCATCTATCTTGCTCCGCAAGAATTGTAAAATGTAAATTGGAAAAACTTCAAACCTGAAGGTTTGAGTTACAACCGTAACTCAAGGCTTTAGCCTTGAGGCCTTTTTCAATTTGCAATTAAAAAAGGGTATGCGTTCTAGAACGCATACCCTTTTTGTGAAGCAACTAGATTAACTATCCTAAATGCCACACATTGGACAGCAGCTTAAAGTTCACTATATACACAAGAACAAATACCGCAAGGAACATAAGTGCCAGAACAAATGTCCCTGGCGCCTCAAAACCACCTTTCTCGCTCATAATTAACCTCCTAAATCTGTAGCGCTGATAAATCAGCAAACTACAATTATTTTAACCGATCTTCTTTCCAATGAATACTGAACTAACTGTATTCAATATATACATTGCGCCGCCTATTATAGCAAGCAGTCCGCCCAAACCTGTCAGCATCATAAACAGCATTGCTGTCGGGTCAAATGCATACGGGAATGCAGTTCCTGCAAATGTTATGTCCCAGTGCCTCCTCGGAATACCATAACTGCCTGCAAACATCATGGAACTAGCCATTATAAATATGCCTATGCCAAAGAAGTACGGCTGAATCTTTGCAATCTGCGGGAACATATTTTCCCTTCTGAATATAAGAGGTATCACATAGTATGTTAATCCCATGAATGCAAGGGTTGTGCCGCCAACTACAGTTCCGTGAAAGTGTCCGGTAATTGCCCAAGTGTTGTGCCTGATGATGCTTACCTGCTCTGTGCCAAATGTAACGCCTGTTATGCCGCCGACAAATCCGAATATAAACAGAGACAGCATCATTGCAGAAAAGCCCGGCTCGCCCCATGGCGCCTTTTTAAGCCATTCAAATAATCCCTTTGAATAACCCTTGTTTCTGAGCGCAACCTCTGTCATTGCCGGGACAGCGAAGGCATGTATCATACTTGCCAGAACTGCAAGGTGCATAACATAACCTGTATTAAAGATCTTATGTGCTGTTGATAAAACAGGGTCAACAAGAAGATGATGCTCATTTGCGACATTTATGAACAGGACATAGAGAATGAACGCTGTCCTGCACAGTTTCTCATTCAATGGTTTTGCCCCTGTTGTAAGTGTCGCGAGGAGGTACCATACAGATACCATTGCACAGACATTTATCTGCTGCGATGGATGTCCAAATGCCCAGAATATCAACCTGTAAAACGCCGGGTCTATGCTTGGAAGAAGTCCGAGTGACCAGAGAAATGTTGGGATGTATATTGCTGCGCCGTGCAAGAGTGTAAGCACTGCAATAATAGCAGCAGACATAAGCCCGAATGTAACCATTGGCAGAGAGCCTTCGTATGTCTTTTCCTTTTTAGCAATTACAAGTGTAGCAAAGAAAAGTATGACAGCGACCAGTGTCCCTACTGCAAAGAGTATAATACCAAGATAATATGCAGGATGCGCCTTTAAAGGTGGATATGATGTAAATGTAACATCAGCGCCGCCCATTAAAACGATTGCATTGACAATGCCAGCGCCGACTACCATTAGTAAAAATGCAAGCCACGCTGTCTTTGGCGCTGCAAGCCTGGTGTTTAAAAGCACTGCCCCACCAAAGTAAAGCCCTGCGACTTCAAAAAAGATAATCCACACTACAAGCATATCAAGCGCATGCGCTGTTAAAAACCTGTAAAACCAATCTGCCGGCAATATATGCACTGCGGGCACACGGGTAAGTAAAACAAGCAGCGCTGCTAAACCGCCTATAAGCAAGGCAACAACTGCAACAACGGCATTTGCCTTAATTAGTCCTTCTGCCGGCAGATGAACCTTTAAACCTGTTGTTGGACATGTTCTAAAATCTGCTGAAGCCATTTAATCACCCCCTCTTTTATTTTACAATTAGTTTGCCAATCATAATATGATGGCCCATACCGCAAAATTCATTGCATATTATGCTGTATGTGCCAGCCTCTGTTGGTGTTACCTTTATTACATAATCATAGCCTGGGAGAACCATATAGTTCATAACGAATTTTGGAGATACAAGTGAAAACCCATGTTGAAAATCAGTAGATGATAGATGCAGTCTGTATTCCTTACCCACCTCTAGTTCAAGGATTGGTTTCCACTGATAAGAGCCTCCAACTATGAATACATCGCTGCCTGCAGGTGGTTTAACAACAGGGATGCCGTTTTCTTCGCCAACCTTATACTTCTCTGTGAATGCTGTAGCAATTTCATTAAACTTCATCGGGTCAACCCTGTAGGATTCAGAGGATGGGTTCTGCTTACCCACAACATGCCATACAGGCATTAAAAAGAATGTAAGCAAACACCATGCAAGCGCTATTGCCACCCATACCTTCTCCTCTTTGTCAAGGGGTTCTGAATACCAACCCTTTTCTGGAGATACTATACTCATCTTTACACCTCCTTAAATATAAAAATTTACGGTTTTGCTTGTTCTGGTTGTGATGCTGGTGCTGCCGCTGGTGCTGGCTGTGTCTCAACCTGCGCAGGTGCAGATTTGAATTGAGTCATATATTTATCAACATCCATTTTAGGCTCACTTGTAAAGTCCATCAGTCCCCATATTGTATAAGAGACAATCGGGATAACCAGTCCAAGAACGAGCAGCAGATACATATTCTCGTAAAGAGAATATAGAAAACCACTATTCCCTTGTTCAGCCATGTTTACCTCCTTTGTTTAATCAAATCAAATCAAAATGATATTCTAACCTTGATACTATTTTATCACCTCCTTATGGTTTAATTCTATTTCAAATCTGGCAATATAAAGAAATCTTACAATTTCGGGTTAATTTACTCCCCATAATAGATATTTGTCAAGTGTTTTTTATAACAGTTTTTTTATAAAAAAACTTGGTCTTATTTACTACCATCTCCAAAAGATTTATATGACAAAAGTCATAGATTTAAGTATAATATGTATGTCATTCTTTGTCAGTAAAGTATTTGCCATGCTGTATCCTACAATATGGTATTTATACAGGAGGTTATAAAAATAATGAAGGAGAGGATTGAACAGGCATTAGAAAAGATAAGACCCGCTTTACAGGCAGACGGCGGAGATATAGCCCTTATTGATGTTGATGATGCAAATGGTATTGTCAAGGTGCAGTTAAGGGGTGCGTGCTCAGGTTGTCCAAGTGCCCAGATAACATTACAGATGGGTGTTGAAAGGGCAATAATGGAAGAGGTACCTGAAGTAAAGCAGATTATTGCAGTTTAATGGCTTACCATATTACAAAAGACTGCATTGCATGCGGCATATGCCTTCCAGAATGTCCTGAAGGTGCAATCACAGAAGGACTTCCGTATATAATCAATCCAGTCCTTTGCACAGATTGTGGTGCATGTGCAGAGGTTTGTCCTGTGGACGCATGCAAAATGAAAGCTGAAGAGTTAAAGAGTTTGGGAGTTATAGAGTAAATACAAATACAGTTTAGGAGTTAAAGCAAAAACTCCTCAACTCCGTAACTCCCTAACTCCTAAACTCTATAACTCAAAAATGGAGGTTTATAGATGAGTAAAATTACTGTCTGGTTTATAAAATGCGCAATGGTGTATTTCCTGCTTGCTATGCTTCTCGGTATCCATATGGCAATGGGAGGTCCTATGTATCCTTTTATGCAAATCCATGCCCATTTTAACCTGTTGGGATGGATATCCATGATGATTTACGGCGTAGGTTATCACATCCTTCCCCGATTCAGCGGAAGACCACTTTATAGTGAAAGGATTGCTGAGTGGCACTTCTGGCTTGCCAATATAGGACTTATAGGAATGGCGCTGGGCTGGCTTGCCCGTCAATATGCCGCTAACACTATTATGCTTATGATATTTTCAATAATAGCAGCAATATCTGCATTTTTATTTGTCTTTAATATGTTTAAAACAATAAAAAGGGCAGGATAAAATACCAATGGAGGCGCAATAAAATGTCAAAACAAAAAATCACAAAGGAAATGAATATAGGGGATGTAATAAAAAATTATCCTCAAACAGAAAAGGTAATAATGAAATACTTTGGCAACGGCTGCTTCACATGCCCTGGTTCAAAGATGGAAAATCTTGCATTCGGTGCAACCATGCACAATGTCCCTGTTGAAAATATACTGAAAGATTTAAATGAGGCAGTGGAAGCAAAATAAAAATCAAAAATTAAATATCAAAAGTCAAAATTGATGAAGTCGTAAAAAGTCCGAAAACAGACATTTTGTCATTCCCGTGAAAACGGGAATCCAGTCTTTTCAACTAGTTGCACCGCCTCTGGATACCCACTTTCGCGGGTATGACGACTTTTTACGAGGCCGTCAAAATTAAGGAACTTTATTTTTTAAATTTTTACATTTTAATTTGTCATTTTGATTTTTGCATTTTTATTTTTTAATTTCCAATCATGGACATCACCCTTATAAAAGACAGGATAAAATTTTCAAAAGACGGCCCTCACAAAGAGGTCATAAGCGACATTGCAAAGGCAAAGACTGTTCTTATATGCCTTGAAATCGGTCAATCCGCTGAAGACACTACAAAATCAGAGGTCTCCTTATTTGTACTGGAGGGCAAGGGAAGTTTCATTATAAACGGCAAAGAAGAGAAGG
It includes:
- a CDS encoding cytochrome C oxidase subunit II — translated: MSIVSPEKGWYSEPLDKEEKVWVAIALAWCLLTFFLMPVWHVVGKQNPSSESYRVDPMKFNEIATAFTEKYKVGEENGIPVVKPPAGSDVFIVGGSYQWKPILELEVGKEYRLHLSSTDFQHGFSLVSPKFVMNYMVLPGYDYVIKVTPTEAGTYSIICNEFCGMGHHIMIGKLIVK
- a CDS encoding cbb3-type cytochrome c oxidase subunit I, producing MNWTLTGIKVNPQAKKLAYAWLLFAVSTLIFAGIFAFLVAMARTPVIQDFLPKQKDYFYIALVGHVDLAVVIWFLAFMGVLWTLSMAGFSGVRTDFKTAWAGFVLSAVGTLLITITALFGLGSAIIANYIPIISHPLFYAGIIMFAAGLLITVADAVITVIYVVKNKVFPEYLPVVSFGMFISAVTVIAAMICFSLAFYFLKIPSLHGAFFERLFWGGGHILQFVNTIGMVLVWLLLTNICLKTMPLTERFAKLLLLYYLVFVIPSPLLFFMYNVHSQAYKDAFTKLMQFGLGPSTIIFAFFILKTMWCKHKTNEIDWKDPGISSLAMSVVMFAMGGVISLFIHGINVKIPSHYHGVIGGVTLAFMGLAYHMLSLFDRDITFKKLAKIQPYLYGIGQILFVVGLFLAGAHGVQRKTFGVEQNLDSIMKMLGMSIMGIGGLVAILGGGAFVINMLVSMVKKPSESGRKNSLNV
- a CDS encoding NifU family protein, whose translation is MKERIEQALEKIRPALQADGGDIALIDVDDANGIVKVQLRGACSGCPSAQITLQMGVERAIMEEVPEVKQIIAV
- a CDS encoding DUF1858 domain-containing protein; this encodes MSKQKITKEMNIGDVIKNYPQTEKVIMKYFGNGCFTCPGSKMENLAFGATMHNVPVENILKDLNEAVEAK
- a CDS encoding 4Fe-4S binding protein, producing the protein MAYHITKDCIACGICLPECPEGAITEGLPYIINPVLCTDCGACAEVCPVDACKMKAEELKSLGVIE
- a CDS encoding cbb3-type cytochrome c oxidase subunit I, which encodes MSKITVWFIKCAMVYFLLAMLLGIHMAMGGPMYPFMQIHAHFNLLGWISMMIYGVGYHILPRFSGRPLYSERIAEWHFWLANIGLIGMALGWLARQYAANTIMLMIFSIIAAISAFLFVFNMFKTIKRAG